A single Vigna radiata var. radiata cultivar VC1973A chromosome 8, Vradiata_ver6, whole genome shotgun sequence DNA region contains:
- the LOC106771658 gene encoding uncharacterized protein LOC106771658 has product MAMFVWLSNFIRSWPLLMYAVSWVTVMTFTVAVASLSTEVAFVSAISSSYTCKSNDGGSFVRVRVPLEETPCFPAHLLTKSSIDAIVPPIFAALIVAACACVVRAVGLWEHDETTHSPIPT; this is encoded by the coding sequence ATGGCAATGTTTGTGTGGCTGTCAAATTTCATCCGTTCGTGGCCTCTGCTAATGTATGCTGTGAGTTGGGTGACGGTAATGACGTTTACGGTGGCAGTTGCTTCACTCTCCACGGAGGTGGCTTTTGTCTCCGCCATTTCTTCCTCTTACACGTGCAAAAGTAACGATGGTGGGTCTTTCGTTAGAGTTCGAGTTCCGTTGGAAGAGACACCATGTTTCCCTGCTCACCTTCTCACCAAATCCAGCATCGATGCCATCGTTCCACCCATTTTTGCAGCATTGATTGTAGCTGCTTGTGCTTGCGTAGTAAGAGCCGTGGGCCTCTGGGAGCATGATGAAACTACACACTCTCCTATTCCCACCTAa
- the LOC106770872 gene encoding short-chain dehydrogenase TIC 32, chloroplastic: MVGIISLVTGWPGPSGFGSASTAEQVTQGIDASNLTAIITGGASGIGLETARVLALRNAHVIIGARNMESAKEAKQVILRENESARVDILKLDLCSMNSVRTFVNNFIALALPLNILINNAGVMFCPYQKTEDGIEMQFATNHLGHFLLTNLLLDKMKQTAKETGIEGRIINLSSIAHVYTYEEGIRFDNINEEDGYSDKKAYGQSKLANILHAKELSRRLQEEGANITANAVHPGVIMTPLMRHSSLLMNFLKIFTFFIWKNIPQGAATTCLVALHPSLKGVSGKYFLDCNEYQPSAHASNELLGRKLWDFSNKFIN, encoded by the exons ATGGTGGGTATCATTTCGTTGGTCACAGGGTGGCCTGGACCTAGTGGATTTGGATCTGCCTCAACTGCTGAACAGGTTACTCAGGGAATTGATGCCAGTAACCTCACTGCAATCATCACAG GAGGAGCAAGTGGAATAGGGTTGGAGACAGCACGAGTATTGGCCCTCCGAAATGCCCATGTGATTATTGGTGCTAGGAACATGGAGTCTGCAAAAGAAGCTAAGCAAGTGATACTGCGTGAGAACGAATCAGCTCGCGTGGACATATTGAAGCTGGACCTTTGCTCAATGAACTCTGTCAGAACATTTGTGAACAACTTCATCGCGCTTGCTCTTCCTCTCAACATCTTAAT AAACAATGCAGGAGTCATGTTCTGCCCTTATCAGAAAACAGAAGATGGGATTGAAATGCAGTTTGCAACAAATCATCTTG GTCATTTTCTCTTGACGAACCTTCTTCTCGATAAGATGAAACAAACAGCAAAAGAAACTGGAATAGAAGGCAGAATCATAAACCTGTCATCAATTGCTCACGTCTACACTTACGAAGAAGGGATTCGCTTTGATAACATCAATGAAGAAGACGG ATACTCTGACAAGAAGGCATATGGACAGTCCAAGTTAGCCAACATACTACACGCAAAAGAGCTTTCTCGTCGCTTACAA GAAGAGGGTGCTAACATCACTGCCAACGCTGTCCACCCAGGGGTGATAATGACTCCTCTCATGAGACACTCTTCTTTACTTATGA ATTTTCTGAAGATATTTACCTTCTTCATATGGAAGAACATTCCGCAG GGAGCAGCCACGACGTGCTTAGTTGCTCTACACCCAAGCTTGAAAGGGGTATCTGGGAAGTACTTTCTGGATTGTAATGAGTATCAGCCCAGTGCACATGCCTCAAACGAACTCTTAGGTAGAAAGCTCTGGGATTTCAGCAACAAATTCATCAACTGA